From one Dysidea avara chromosome 9, odDysAvar1.4, whole genome shotgun sequence genomic stretch:
- the LOC136265988 gene encoding uncharacterized protein — protein MSASEAALRVIHRLIAYFELVEKPKYSQWNKQKETDQCECIVSSNDAVVVVEEAERILASEDNLLYIPSPVMACGDIHGQFLDLLQLLHLTNGWNLLQPQTNNISTTLQFSHTATLPYMCPIDDQFSVKFLKSMRTPHFNFSGHNYLFLGDYVDRGSFSTEVILLLMSLKVLHPNKVYLLRGNHESRSMTTHMYDDGFNFQEECFAKYGSEEVYETCMKCFDAMPLAAIVQSTIGRWFCAHGGLGPKITCLDDIRGIPRRREPPITGPMCDLLWADPLLEEVLGYSMKDEEYEEFLELDYLPNPPRGCSHLFGYPAIMEFIKTSKIVGIVRAHQCKEEGISYHYNETRFKSFPFPLVTTIFSAPNYCGTHSNKAAVLVFGVDNVQVLKYDDLGSYTIEEIPHIHNPTDSLFQPTPTLTLDQNMSTIDSDPEVSPQSRHRVRALSRPEAQLLTPEVLKFREEKRKKLRRNSINVLARDGMHELGSEAFQRAVRRDSVHESHPGWQSLRRMTGVIGRLQTIRKKTSLKSFPDVNETTPTSPSSSLSSNLLEMVKDQDLNQMRHVFNSIDVDNDGHLSLSEMRKFAREVSDYCEKSLSEADQLMGAMDKDNDGRVSFEEFTSYMSKLSM, from the exons ATGTCTGCTAGCGAAGCTGCACTAAGGGTGATTCATCGCTTGATCGCTTACTTTGAGTTGGTGGAGAAACCGAAGTATTCACAATGGAACAAACAAAAAGAAACAGATCAG TGCGAGTGCATTGTGTCCTCCAACGACGCTGTGGTTGTCGTAGAGGAAGCTGAAAGGATATTAGCTTCAGAGGATAACTTACTGTACATTCCAAGCCCTGTTATG GCGTGCGGGGATATTCATGGACAATTTTTAGATTTACTACAGCTGCTTCATCTGACCAATGGCTGGAACTTGCTCCAACCACAAACAAACAATATTTCAACGACGTTACAATTTTCTCATACTGCGACACTGCCATATATGTGCCCCATTGATGATCAATTCTCTGTTAAATTCCTCAAGTCCATGCGGACACCTCATTTCAACTTCAGTGGACATAACTATTTATTCCTTGGGGACTATGTTGACCGAGGATCATTTTCTACAGAGGTTATTTTATTGCTGATGTCACTGAAAGTGCTTCATCCAAACAAAGTGTACTTGTTACGTGGCAACCATGAATCACGCAGCATGACAACACACATGTATGACGATGGCTTTAACTTTCAAGAAGAATGTTTTGCTAAATATGGAAGTGAAGAAGTATATGAAACTTGTATGAAGTGTTTTGATGCGATGCCACTGGCAGCAATTGTACAATCAACTATTGGCAGATGGTTTTGTGCCCATGGTGGATTAG GTCCCAAGATCACATGTTTGGATGACATAAGGGGGATCCCCAGAAGACGCGAGCCCCCTATAACTGGTCCCATGTGTGACCTGCTATGGGCTGACCCATTGCTTGAAGAGGTGTTAGGATATTCCATGAAAGATGAAGAATATGAAGAG TTCCTAGAATTAGACTACTTACCTAATCCACCTCGTGGGTGTTCCCACTTATTTGGCTACCCAGCAATAATGGAGTTCATTAAAACTAGCAAAATTGTTGGCATAGTGCGGGCCCACCAATGCAAGGAAGAG GGCATATCATATCATTACAATGAAACAAGATTCAAGAGCTTCCCATTTCCATTAGTGACCACAATTTTCTCTGCTCCTAACTACTGCGGTACCCATAGCAACAAGGCAGCAGTACTAGTATTTGGTGTGGACAACGTTCAG GTGCTGAAATATGATGACCTAGGTAGTTATACAATTGAGGAAATCCCACACATTCACAACCCAACTGATAGTTTATTCCAACCAACTCCTACTCTGACACTAGATCAAAATATGTCAACAATAGATTCTGATCCCGA GGTATCTCCACAATCCAGACATAGGGTACGGGCCCTTAGCCGACCTGAAGCACAACTTCTGACTCCGGAAGTGTTGAAGTTTCGGGAGGAAAAGAGAAAGAAGTTACGTCGAAATAGCATCAATGTTTTGGCTCGTGATGGGATGCATGAACTTGGCAGTGAAGCATTTCAACGAGCAGTGAGAAGAGACTCAGTACATGAATCTCACCCAGGATGGCAGAGCTTGCGGCGTATGACGGGAGTGATAGG TCGACTACAAACTAtaagaaagaaaacatcattaAAGAGTTTTCCTGATGTAAATGAAACCACACCCACCAGTCCTAGTAGCTCATTGTCAAG CAACTTGCTGGAGATGGTTAAAGACCAAGATTTGAACCAAATGAGACATGTGTTCAACTCTATAGATGTTGACAATGATGGACATTTAAGTTTGTCAGAAATGAGAAAGTTTGCTAGAGAAGTCAG TGATTATTGTGAAAAAAGTTTGAGTGAAGCAGACCAACTGATGGGTGCCATGGACAAAG ATAATGATGGCCGAGTGAGTTTTGAAGAGTTCACATCATACATGAGTAAACTGAGtatgtaa
- the LOC136265995 gene encoding uroporphyrinogen decarboxylase-like, whose protein sequence is MEFPKLANDLILRAAKGEQVEQVPVWIMRQAGRYLQEFQDVRAQHDFFTICRTPELACEVTLQPIRRFALDAAIIFSDILVVPQALGMTVEMLPGKGPHFPKPLEQPDDIKSLSYPVDVNKELNYVFAAITLTRHRLEGKVPLIGFCGSPWTLMSYMIEGGGSPTLSKAKSWLYQHQEASHRLLQIISDVCVDFLVGQVQAGAQMLQVFESHGGILSNQSFTTYCTPYLGQIVRRVKEKLSKNDLPVVPITVFAKGSHYAIEELSQLGYDILGLDWTIQPQDARKTAGGSVTLQGNLDPCALYASKDEIDRMTRDMLTQFGTQRYIANLGHGIYPTMNPDNVKAFVDSVHSISREIINQK, encoded by the exons ATGGAATTTCCTAAGTTAGCTAACGATTTAATACTGCGAGCTGCTAAGGGCGAGCAAGTTGAGCAGGTGCCTGTTTGGATTATGAGACAAGCAGGAAGATATTTACAAG AATTCCAGGACGTCCGTGCACAGCACGACTTCTTCACAATTTGCCGTACGCCAGAGCTAGCTTGTGAAGTGACACTGCAG CCTATCCGGAGATTTGCTTTAGATGCTGCTATAATCTTTAGTGATATCTTAGTTGTGCCCCAAGCCTTAGGAATGACAGTGGAGATGCTACCAGGAAAG GGACCACATTTCCCCAAACCATTGGAACAACCTGACGATATCAAGTCACTTAGCTACCCAGTTGACGTCAACAAAGAATTAAACTATGTCTTTGCTGCCATCACGTTAACAAGACATCGGTTGGAGGGTAAAGTACCACTAATAGGATTCTGTGGCTCCCCT TGGACATTGATGTCATATATGATTGAAGGTGGGGGCAGTCCCACACTTAGTAAAGCAAAGTCATGGCTATATCAACATCAGGAGGCATCACATCGCTTGCTCCAAATCATTTCTGATGTCTGCGTAGATTTTCTGGTGGGCCAAGTACAAGCTGGAGCACAG ATGTTGCAAGTGTTTGAATCTCATGGAGGCATTCTGTCCAATCAGTCCTTCACCACATATTGTACACCATACCTTGGCCAAATTGTCCGTCGTGTGAAGGAGAAGTTGAGTAAGAATGACCTCCCTGTGGTCCCAATA ACGGTGTTTGCAAAAGGTTCTCACTATGCAATTGAAGAACTCAGCCAATTGGGGTATGATATATTGGGCTTGGATTGGACTATACAACCACAAGATGCACG GAAAACAGCTGGTGGTAGTGTAACACTACAGGGTAACCTAGACCCTTGTGCACTCTACGCCTCTAAG GATGAGATTGATAGGATGACAAGGGACATGCTGACACAGTTTGGAACACAGCGTTACATAGCAAACCTTGGACATGGGATATACCCGACGATGAACCCAGACAACGTAAAGGCATTTGTGGATTCTGTACACTCCATAAGTAGAGAAATAATCAACCAAAAATAA
- the LOC136267614 gene encoding polyisoprenoid diphosphate/phosphate phosphohydrolase PLPP6-like, whose protein sequence is MNHFNICVPEVAKVTYWSDATDEFKGITLSKNRRTFMQKVFHQDEVWTSQFCLCANPTNRWQLILRLLCLLFEISGHGIIWFLYASVKCCLTNSWDEAVLLAVVLLLDILVIAPVKVIFKRKRPELDSGKMLGSVSQIDEYAFPSGHASRAVAITMLYVVMFSLSPMATTLWIMWAVGVCLSRVLLGRHHVIDVIVGMMVGFLVYWLLNISIPFLHEANLLVTV, encoded by the coding sequence ATGAACCACTTTAATATTTGCGTTCCTGAAGTTGCTAAGGTCACCTATTGGAGTGACGCAACGGATGAGTTCAAAGGAATCACCCTATCAAAGAACAGGCGTACATTTATGCAAAAGGTGTTTCATCAAGATGAAGTATGGACTAGCCAGTTTTGTTTGTGTGCCAATCCAACAAATAGATGGCAACTGATACTAAGATTGTTATGTTTGCTGTTTGAGATATCAGGTCATGGTATTATTTGGTTTTTGTATGCATCTGTGAAGTGCTGTCTTACAAACAGCTGGGACGAGGCAGTGTTATTGGCTGTTGTTCTTTTGCTGGACATTTTAGTGATTGCACCAGTTAAAGTGATCTTTAAGAGGAAACGACCGGAGTTGGACAGTGGCAAGATGTTAGGAAGTGTTTCTCAAATTGATGAGTATGCGTTTCCTTCTGGACATGCATCCAGAGCTGTTGCCATAACAATGCTATATGTGGTGATGTTTAGCTTATCACCTATGGCAACGACTCTCTGGATCATGTGGGCTGTGGGTGTGTGTCTATCCCGCGTGCTATTAGGTCGTCATCATGTAATTGATGTAATAGTTGGAATGATGGTCGGATTTCTAGTCTACTGGCTACTAAACATCTCAATTCCATTCCTTCATGAAGCTAACTTATTAGTAACAGTCTGA
- the LOC136265992 gene encoding outer dynein arm-docking complex subunit 3-like: MAQTIAEEIEELRNKLALLDGDKKAYEESATSRKEQNKALIGRLRAENKVLRSKLAAKLKADDDVVTGAFAKYGVRQPADLKGINGQEAVVRYDQRVCELIKRFNALQAAAQTKVELLERLQTEHDLLSQEAATILATPAGNSPVAQRCKELENRLDKAIIRCNEANHVRKIYQQVVEQLQEERLEFDNQVDALEKSIRQRRRDLKELTTMCTDAQIARDMAKTELSQQEQESSDARKEREKNLSDYKRQADEKKEFAERVERRLHHMSVDNDVIQTEVQITIGGQDQEAKISSYEDALAKIKDTTGVSDIQEVVDRFLSQGDTKKHLDSLKEENGKQLARLKEEKEKLQLQFEEMKYSGEAKMSSGQRMLEEFQAHLTEGEKNCEEAEAKADQSAKLMTTVKAGVEHLAEKLQHLKAPNSHTLKPKMDPSSDEFILDQLSSCEQKLVMLVEELSSRDLDTIEKEMEDHEICFNKSDFIPANNTRVAIPKTSSHSTLFESDSSSDEEFISRETIKRNVNALLDSKAKKKPQDDDDAGKKKRRK; encoded by the exons ATGGCTCAAACGATAGCTGAAGAAATTGAAGAATTGAGAAATAAACTAGCTTTGTTAG ACGGTGACAAGAAAGCTTATGAAGAAAGCGCTACTAGTAGAAAAGAGCAGAACAAGGCATTAATTGGAAGATTAAGGGCTGAAAACAAAGTTTTACGCTCGAAGCTAGCAGCTAAACTAAAG GCGGATGATGATGTTGTAACCGGAGCGTTTGCGAAGTATGGAGTAAGACAGCCAGCTGATTTGAAGGGGATAAATGGACAA GAAGCAGTGGTGAGGTATGACCAGAGAGTGTGTGAGCTGATCAAAAGGTTTAACGCTTTACAAGCTGCTGCTCAAACCAAAGTTGAATTACTTGAGAGGCTTCAAACTGAACACGACTTATTGAGCCAG GAGGCTGCAACCATATTAGCTACCCCTGCTGGGAATTCCCCAGTAGCTCAACGGTGCAAGGAGTTGGAAAACAGGCTAGACAAGGCCATCATCAGGTGTAACGAGGCTAATCATGTGAGAAAGATTTATCAACAAGTTGTTGAACAGCTTCAAGAA GAGCGACTAGAATTTGACAATCAAGTTGATGCACTGGAGAAATCTATTAGGCAACGTAGAAGAGACCTTAAAGAACTCACCACTATGTGCACCGATGCACAGATTGCTAGGGACATGGCCAAA ACTGAACTAAGCCAACAGGAGCAAGAATCAAGTGATGCACGTAAGGAGAGGGAAAAGAACCTAAGTGATTATAAAAGACAAGCTGATGAAAAGAAAGAATTTGCAGAGAGGGTGGAGCGAAGG CTTCACCACATGTCTGTAGACAATGATGTTATTCAGA CTGAAGTACAAATAACTATTGGGGGACAAGACCAGGAAGCTAAGATCTCATCCTATGAAGATGCTCTAGCTAAGATCAAGGATACTACTGGTGTTTCTGATATTCAG GAGGTTGTTGATCGTTTCTTATCACAAGGAGACACTAAAAAACATCTGGATAGCCTCAAAGAAGAGAACGGTAAACAGTTGGCTCGTCTCAAAGAGGAGAAA GAAAAACTGCAATTGCAGTTTGAAGAAATGAAATATTCCGGAGAAGCTAAGATGTCTAGTGGCCAAAGAATGTTGGAGGAATTCCAAGCTCATCTCACTGAAGGAGAAAAGAA TTGTGAAGAAGCTGAAGCTAAGGCAGACCAATCAGCCAAACTGATGACTACTGTAAAAGCTGGTGTGGAACACTTGGCAGAGAAATTGCAACACCTAAAAGCT CCAAACAGCCATACTTTGAAGCCCAAGATGGACCCATCGTCAGATGAGTTTATTCTTGACCAACTTAGCAGTTGCGAACAAAAACTAGTCATGCTGGTAGAAGAATTGTCCTCACGAGACCTGGACACTATTGAGAAAGAGATGGAAGATCATGAAATATGTTTTAACAAGTCTGATTTCATTCCAGCTAATAACACAAGAGTGGCTATTCCAAAGACATCATCACATTCAACACTATTTG AGAGTGACAGTAGTAGTGATGAGGAATTTATCTCTCGTGAAACTATTAAGAGAAATGTGAATGCCTTATTGGATTCTAAAGCTAAGAAGAAACcacaagatgatgatgatgctggTAAAAAGAAGCGAAGGAAGTGA
- the LOC136265994 gene encoding cyclin-dependent kinase 9-like yields the protein MSGKVDPLFFSKESGHDSSSSSGGGGAIKENYSYPYCPEVSKYTQLAMVGQGTFGEVHKAQERSTGRYVALKKVRMENEKEGFPMTALREIRILQLLKHENVMELIEICRSRATPYTQQDSCSIYLVCEFCEHDLAGLLSNPAVKFSLAEIKRLLQQLFNGMYYIHHNRILHRDMKASNILITKNGVLKLADFGLARAIGASKGQKRYTNRVVTLWYRPPELLLGERNYGTAIDVWGAGCIMAEMWTRSPVMQGNTEQHQITLISQLCGSITTEVWPNVDKLELFGKLELPKDQNRKVRDRLRHYIKDSHAMDLLDKLLTLDPSKRIDSDGALNHDFFWEAPLPEDPAKTLAQYKTSMYEMHVNKRQGGARAPPPSNAAHSTNDLSSTMTDRVY from the exons ATGAGTGGCAAGGTGGACCCGTTGTTCTTTTCCAAAGAGTCTGGACATGATTCAAGCAGTAGTAGTGGTGGCGGTGGTGCGATAAAGGAGAATTACTCGTACCCTTACTGTCCAGAAGTTAGTAAATACACTCAACTCGCCATGGTGGGGCAAGGAACATTTGG tgAAGTGCACAAGGCTCAAGAGCGTTCCACCGGACGATATGTTGCTCTGAAGAAAGTGAGAATGGAGAATGAAAAGGAGGGCTTTCCAATGACAGCTCTCAGAGAAATCAGAATACTGCAACTTCTAAAACATGAAAATGTCATGGAGTTAATAGAAATCTGCCGTTCCCGAG CTACTCCATACACTCAGCAGGATAGCTGCAGTATCTATTTGGTGTGTGAATTTTGTGAACATGATTTAGCTGGACTTCTGAGCAATCCAGCTGTCAAGTTTTCCCTTGCTGAGATTAAGAGACTTCTTCAACAATTGTTCAATGGAATGTACTACATTCACCATAACAGAATTCTTCATCGTGACATGAAAGCTTCAAATATTTTGATCACAAAGAATGGAGTCCTAAAGCTAGCTGATTTTGGACTGGCCAGAGCTATTGGGGCAAGCAAAGGACAGAAGAGGTATACAAATCGTGTCGTCACCCTTTGGTACCGTCCACCAGAACTATTGCTAGGTGAACGTAACTATGGTACAGCTATAGATGTATGGGGTGCAGGCTGTATCATGGCTGAAATGTGGACTCGTAGCCCAGTGATGCAAGGGAACACAGAGCAACATCAAATCACTTTGATCAGTCAATTATGTGGCTCCATCACTACAGAAGTGTGGCCTAATGTTGACAAACTTGAACTGTTTGGAAAGTTGGAATTACCCAAAGACCAGAACCGCAAAGTCCGTGACAGACTTCGTCACTACATAAAGGATTCCCACGCCATGGACCTACTAGATAAACTTCTAACGTTGGATCCCTCCAAGAGAATTGACAGTGATGGTGCACTGAATCATGACTTTTTCTGGGAGGCTCCACTCCCAGAGGACCCAGCTAAGACCCTTGCACAATACAAGACTTCAATGTACGAGATGCATGTAAACAAGAGGCAAGGTGGAGCTCGAGCCCCTCCCCCAAGCAATGCAGCCCATTCAACCAATGACCTATCCAGTACAATGACCGATAGAGTATATTAA
- the LOC136266000 gene encoding actin-related protein 2/3 complex subunit 5-B-like codes for MSKNTGSDKFRKVNVEDFDEDAYKEDEADAPSGNDDSFVAQKEAEVKKLTQSGNNMEALKVALGGDSTVQLKGPMKDRNFTVVLDVLTRFRTNEVDKAVKALNSDQIDMLMKYIYRGFQEPTENSCGILLVWHEKAFEVGGLGSIVRVMADRWTV; via the exons ATGTCCAAGAACACTGGAAGCGACAAGTTTAGGAAAGTGAACGTTGAAGACTTTGATGAAGATGCTTACAAAGAAGACGAAGCAGATGCGCCGAGCGGAAACGATGACAGTTTTGTAGCGCAAAAAGAAGCAGAAGTAAAGAAGCTCACTCAAT CAGGTAATAATATGGAGGCTCTGAAAGTGGCTTTGGGTGGTGATAGTACAGTACAACTTAAAGGACCAATGAAG GATCGTAACTTTACTGTGGTGTTGGATGTCCTCACACGATTCCGGACGAATGAGGTTGACAAAGCTGTAAAAGCTCTAAACTCTGATCAAATTGACATGCTTATGAAATATATTTACCGTGGATTCCAAGAACCGACAGAAAATTCATGTGGAATTCTTCTAGTGTGGCATGAAAAG GCATTTGAAGTTGGAGGTCTGGGGAGCATTGTCCGAGTAATGGCTGACAGATGGACTGTTTAG